In one window of Dyella thiooxydans DNA:
- a CDS encoding NUDIX hydrolase: protein MSASSSSSVWCPHVTVACVVADGDRYLMVEEEVGGRLAYNQPAGHLDDHESLLTAAARETLEETGWTVELQHLIGVHQWRSTEHGDGVVRFSFAARPVGHDPARPLDTGIRRALWLTREEIAALGDRLRSPLVLLSIDAWLAGQRLPLATVTSLLDGDRYP, encoded by the coding sequence ATGTCCGCTTCCTCATCCTCGTCCGTGTGGTGCCCGCACGTCACCGTCGCCTGTGTGGTGGCGGACGGCGACCGCTACCTCATGGTGGAAGAGGAAGTCGGCGGCCGGCTGGCCTACAACCAGCCGGCCGGCCATCTCGACGACCACGAAAGCCTGCTCACCGCCGCGGCCCGCGAGACGCTGGAGGAGACCGGCTGGACAGTCGAGTTGCAGCACCTGATCGGCGTCCATCAATGGCGTAGCACCGAGCACGGTGATGGCGTGGTGCGATTCAGCTTCGCTGCGCGGCCGGTCGGTCACGATCCGGCCCGTCCGCTGGACACCGGCATCCGGCGCGCCTTGTGGCTGACCCGCGAGGAGATCGCAGCCCTCGGCGACCGCCTGCGCAGCCCGCTGGTGCTGCTGAGCATCGACGCCTGGCTGGCGGGCCAGCGCCTGCCACTGGCGACGGTGACCAGCCTGCTCGACGGGGATCGTTACCCGTGA
- the acnA gene encoding aconitate hydratase AcnA, with the protein MLDTYATRDTLTANGTTYRFASLAKLGQQFDLKRLPYSLKILLENLLRHEDGVTVTAKEIEAVARWKAKAEPDTEIAFMPARVVLQDFTGVPCVVDLAAMRDAVVRLGGDATQINPLAPAELVIDHSVQVDAYGSESALEKNVEIEFERNQERYSFLRWGQKAFNNFKVVPPRTGIVHQVNLEHLARVVFAGEVDGERWAYPDTVFGTDSHTTMINGLGVLGWGVGGIEAEAAMLGQPSSMLIPQVVGFKLTGKLAEGVTATDLVLTVTQMLRKLGVVGKFVEFFGPGLKHLALADRATIANMAPEYGATCGIFPVDQEALNYLRLSGRSEEQIALVEAYAKAQGMWHDEHAVEPEFTTTLELDLADVKPSLAGPKRPQDRVLLEGVQKSFHDAVGGLTASRRKKNGDAAGFQNEGGSAAIGNEANSLGEGSVRVSKGGDTFDLKDGSVVIAAITSCTNTSNPAVMLGAGLVAKKAAARGLTAKPWVKTSIGPGSKVVTDYLEKTGLLKELEKVGFYIVGYGCTTCIGNSGPLPAEISKGVGEGDLAVASVLSGNRNFEGRVHPEVKMNYLASPPLVVAYALAGTLDIDLTRQPIGQDRDGKDVFLKDIWPSNQEISDTIAGAINPAMFEKNYADVFKGDSRWNQIASPDGAVYQWNDSTYIKNPPYFDGMTMELDAVEDINGARALGLFGDSITTDHISPAGSIKKDSPAGRFLISKGVDPKDFNSYGSRRGNDDVMVRGTFANIRIKNLMLDGVEGGYTLHVPSGEQMAIYDAAMKYKEEKTPLIVLAGKEYGTGSSRDWAAKGTLLLGVKAVIAESFERIHRSNLVGMGVLPCTFKAGENAQSLGLSGKERFDITGLDGGDAKEATVVATADDGSKKTFKVNVMLLTPKEREFFRHGGILQYVLRQLAGRKAA; encoded by the coding sequence ATGCTGGACACCTACGCCACCCGCGACACCCTAACGGCCAACGGCACCACCTACCGATTCGCCAGCCTGGCCAAACTGGGCCAGCAGTTCGACCTCAAGCGCCTGCCCTACTCGCTGAAGATCCTGCTGGAGAACCTGCTGCGCCACGAGGACGGCGTGACCGTGACCGCCAAGGAGATCGAGGCGGTGGCCAGGTGGAAGGCCAAGGCCGAGCCGGACACCGAGATCGCCTTCATGCCCGCGCGCGTAGTGCTGCAGGACTTCACCGGCGTGCCGTGCGTGGTCGACCTCGCCGCGATGCGCGATGCCGTGGTCAGGCTCGGCGGCGACGCCACCCAGATCAACCCGCTGGCGCCGGCCGAGCTGGTGATCGACCACTCGGTGCAGGTGGATGCCTATGGCTCCGAGTCGGCGCTGGAGAAGAACGTCGAGATCGAATTCGAGCGCAACCAGGAGCGCTACTCGTTCCTGCGCTGGGGCCAGAAGGCCTTCAACAATTTCAAGGTGGTGCCGCCGCGCACCGGCATCGTGCACCAGGTGAACCTGGAACACCTGGCCCGCGTGGTGTTTGCCGGTGAGGTCGACGGCGAGCGCTGGGCCTACCCGGACACCGTGTTCGGCACCGATTCCCACACCACCATGATCAACGGCCTCGGCGTGCTGGGCTGGGGCGTCGGCGGCATCGAGGCCGAGGCGGCCATGCTGGGCCAGCCTTCGTCGATGCTGATCCCGCAGGTGGTGGGCTTCAAGCTGACCGGCAAACTGGCCGAAGGTGTGACCGCCACCGACCTGGTGCTGACCGTCACCCAGATGCTGCGCAAGCTCGGCGTGGTGGGCAAGTTCGTCGAGTTCTTCGGCCCGGGCCTGAAGCACCTCGCACTGGCCGACCGCGCCACCATCGCCAACATGGCCCCGGAGTACGGCGCCACCTGCGGCATTTTCCCGGTCGACCAGGAGGCGCTGAACTACCTGCGCCTGTCCGGCCGGAGCGAAGAGCAGATCGCCCTGGTCGAGGCCTATGCCAAGGCGCAGGGCATGTGGCACGACGAGCATGCGGTGGAGCCGGAGTTCACCACCACGCTGGAACTGGACCTGGCTGACGTGAAGCCCTCGCTGGCCGGCCCCAAGCGTCCGCAGGACCGCGTGCTGCTGGAAGGCGTGCAGAAAAGCTTCCACGACGCGGTGGGCGGGCTCACTGCCAGTCGCCGGAAGAAGAACGGCGACGCCGCCGGCTTCCAGAACGAGGGTGGCTCGGCGGCCATCGGCAACGAGGCCAATAGCCTGGGCGAAGGCAGCGTGCGCGTAAGCAAGGGCGGCGACACCTTCGACCTGAAGGACGGCTCGGTGGTGATCGCCGCGATCACCTCGTGCACCAACACCTCCAACCCGGCCGTGATGCTCGGCGCCGGCTTGGTCGCGAAGAAGGCCGCCGCCAGGGGCTTGACCGCCAAGCCGTGGGTGAAGACGTCGATCGGCCCGGGATCCAAGGTGGTCACCGACTACCTCGAGAAGACCGGCTTGCTGAAAGAGCTGGAGAAGGTCGGCTTCTACATCGTCGGCTATGGCTGCACCACCTGCATCGGCAACTCCGGCCCACTGCCGGCCGAGATCAGCAAGGGCGTGGGCGAAGGCGACCTGGCCGTCGCTTCGGTGCTGTCGGGCAACCGCAACTTCGAAGGCCGCGTGCATCCGGAAGTGAAGATGAACTACCTGGCGTCGCCGCCGCTGGTGGTTGCCTACGCGCTGGCCGGCACGCTCGACATCGACCTGACGCGCCAGCCGATCGGCCAGGATCGGGACGGCAAGGATGTGTTCCTCAAGGACATCTGGCCGAGCAACCAGGAGATCTCCGACACCATCGCGGGCGCGATCAACCCGGCCATGTTCGAGAAGAACTACGCCGACGTGTTCAAGGGCGACAGCCGCTGGAACCAGATCGCCTCGCCCGACGGCGCGGTCTACCAGTGGAACGATTCCACCTACATCAAGAATCCGCCGTACTTCGACGGCATGACGATGGAACTCGATGCAGTCGAGGACATCAACGGCGCACGCGCGCTGGGCCTGTTCGGGGATTCGATCACCACCGACCACATCTCGCCGGCCGGTTCGATCAAGAAGGACAGCCCGGCGGGCCGCTTCCTCATCTCGAAGGGCGTCGACCCGAAGGACTTCAACTCCTACGGCTCCCGTCGCGGCAATGACGACGTGATGGTGCGCGGCACCTTCGCCAACATCCGCATCAAGAACCTGATGCTGGACGGGGTCGAGGGCGGCTACACCCTGCACGTGCCCTCGGGCGAGCAGATGGCGATCTATGACGCGGCGATGAAGTACAAGGAAGAGAAGACGCCGCTGATCGTGCTGGCCGGCAAGGAGTACGGCACAGGCTCCTCGCGCGACTGGGCGGCCAAGGGCACCCTGCTGCTGGGCGTGAAGGCGGTGATCGCCGAGAGTTTCGAGCGCATCCATCGCTCCAACCTGGTCGGCATGGGCGTGCTGCCGTGCACCTTCAAGGCGGGTGAGAACGCGCAGTCACTGGGCCTCAGCGGCAAGGAGCGCTTCGACATCACCGGCCTGGACGGTGGCGATGCAAAGGAAGCCACCGTGGTTGCAACGGCCGACGACGGCAGCAAGAAGACGTTCAAGGTCAACGTGATGTTGCTGACGCCGAAGGAGCGCGAGTTCTTCCGCCACGGCGGCATCCTGCAGTATGTGCTGCGCCAGCTCGCCGGCAGAAAGGCGGCCTGA
- the clpS gene encoding ATP-dependent Clp protease adapter ClpS, translating to MANQPEHEQSPGHGLALEPSRPEVARPPLYQVLLMNDDFTPMDFVVEVLRGFFAMDQEKAVQVMLHVHTRGRGVCGVFTREVAETKVTQVNEYSRAHQHPLLCTMEKL from the coding sequence ATGGCAAACCAACCCGAACACGAGCAGAGCCCCGGACACGGGCTGGCGCTGGAACCCTCACGTCCGGAGGTGGCACGGCCGCCGCTGTATCAAGTTCTGCTCATGAATGACGATTTCACTCCCATGGACTTCGTGGTGGAGGTGCTCCGCGGTTTCTTCGCCATGGACCAGGAGAAGGCGGTGCAGGTGATGCTCCACGTGCACACCCGCGGACGGGGTGTGTGCGGGGTGTTTACCCGGGAGGTGGCCGAGACGAAAGTCACCCAGGTGAACGAATATTCACGTGCCCATCAGCACCCGCTGTTGTGCACTATGGAAAAGCTGTAG
- the acnB gene encoding bifunctional aconitate hydratase 2/2-methylisocitrate dehydratase encodes MLTAYRQHAAERQALGVPPLPLTAQQTAELIELLKNPPAGEEAFLVQLLSERVPAGVDDAAKVKASYLAAVAFGTEVCPLISREKATELLGTMLGGYNIHPLIQLLDDAQLGGIAAEALKKTLLMFDSFHDVKEKADAGNAHAQAVLKSWAEAEWFTSRPEVPESLTVTVFKVPGETNTDDLSPAPDATTRPDIPLHALAMLKNKRDGAPFQPEEDGKRGPIQLIADLKNKGHMVAYVGDVVGTGSSRKSATNSVLWWTGEDIPFIPNKRFGGVCLGGKIAPIFYNTMEDAGALPIELDVSKMEMGDVVELRPYEGKALKNGEVIAEFQVKSDVLFDEVRAGGRIPLIIGRGLTAKAREALGLPASTLFRQPQQPADTGKGYSLAQKMVGRACGLPEGQGVRPGTYCEPKMTSVGSQDTTGPMTRDELKDLACLGFSADLVMQSFCHTAAYPKPVDVKTHHTLPEFISTRGGISLRPGDGVIHSWLNRMLLPDTVGTGGDSHTRFPIGISFPAGSGLVAFAAATGVMPLDMPESVLVRFKGELQPGVTLRDLVNAIPYYAIKQGLLTVAKQGKKNVFSGRILEIEGLPDLKVEQAFELSDASAERSAAGCTVRLNKEPIIEYLNSNITLLKYMIAQGYKDARSLQRRIARMEEWLANPQLLEPDADAEYAAVIEIDLADVHEPIVACPNDPDDVKTLSEVAGAVIDEVFIGSCMTNIGHFRAASKLLEGKRDIPTKLWVAPPTKMDAQELTKEGHYGTFGTAGARMEMPGCSLCMGNQAQVKEGATVFSTSTRNFPNRLGKNSNVYLGSAELAAVCSRLGRIPGKDEYMEAMGVINASGKAIYKYMNFDQIEDFKEVADTVSA; translated from the coding sequence ATGCTTACCGCCTATCGCCAACACGCCGCCGAACGCCAGGCCCTCGGCGTTCCGCCGCTGCCGCTCACCGCACAGCAGACGGCCGAACTGATCGAACTGCTGAAGAATCCCCCGGCTGGCGAGGAAGCCTTCCTGGTCCAGCTGCTGAGCGAGCGCGTGCCGGCCGGCGTGGACGACGCGGCGAAGGTGAAGGCCTCGTATCTCGCGGCCGTCGCGTTCGGCACCGAGGTCTGCCCGCTGATCAGTCGCGAGAAGGCGACCGAGCTGCTCGGCACCATGCTGGGTGGCTACAACATCCATCCGCTGATCCAGCTGCTCGACGACGCGCAGCTGGGCGGCATCGCCGCCGAGGCGCTGAAGAAGACCCTGCTGATGTTCGACTCCTTCCACGACGTGAAGGAAAAGGCCGACGCCGGCAACGCCCATGCCCAGGCCGTGCTGAAGAGCTGGGCCGAGGCCGAGTGGTTCACCTCGCGTCCCGAGGTGCCGGAGTCGCTGACCGTCACCGTGTTCAAGGTGCCGGGCGAGACCAACACCGACGACCTGTCGCCGGCGCCCGACGCCACCACGCGCCCGGACATCCCGCTGCACGCGCTGGCGATGCTGAAGAACAAGCGCGACGGTGCGCCGTTCCAGCCGGAGGAAGACGGCAAGCGCGGTCCGATCCAGCTGATCGCCGACCTGAAGAACAAGGGCCACATGGTTGCCTACGTCGGCGACGTGGTCGGCACCGGCTCCAGCCGCAAGAGCGCCACCAACTCGGTGCTGTGGTGGACCGGCGAGGACATCCCGTTCATCCCGAACAAGCGCTTCGGCGGCGTCTGCCTGGGCGGCAAGATTGCCCCGATCTTCTACAACACGATGGAAGACGCCGGCGCGCTGCCGATCGAGCTGGACGTCTCGAAGATGGAGATGGGCGACGTCGTCGAGCTGCGCCCGTACGAGGGCAAGGCGCTGAAGAACGGCGAGGTGATCGCCGAGTTCCAGGTGAAGTCCGACGTGCTGTTCGACGAGGTGCGCGCCGGTGGCCGCATCCCGCTGATCATCGGCCGCGGCCTCACCGCCAAGGCGCGCGAGGCGCTGGGTCTGCCGGCCTCGACCCTGTTCCGCCAGCCGCAGCAGCCGGCCGATACCGGCAAGGGCTACTCGCTGGCGCAGAAGATGGTCGGCCGCGCCTGCGGGCTGCCGGAAGGCCAGGGCGTGCGCCCGGGTACCTACTGCGAGCCGAAGATGACCTCGGTCGGTTCGCAGGACACCACCGGCCCGATGACCCGCGACGAGCTGAAGGACCTGGCCTGCCTGGGCTTCTCGGCCGACCTGGTGATGCAGTCGTTCTGCCACACCGCCGCCTACCCGAAGCCGGTGGACGTGAAGACCCACCACACCCTGCCGGAATTCATCTCCACCCGCGGCGGCATCTCGCTGCGCCCGGGCGACGGCGTGATCCACAGCTGGCTCAACCGCATGCTGCTGCCCGACACCGTCGGCACCGGCGGCGACAGCCACACCCGCTTCCCGATCGGCATCTCGTTCCCGGCCGGCTCCGGCCTGGTCGCGTTCGCCGCGGCAACCGGCGTGATGCCGCTGGACATGCCGGAATCCGTGCTGGTGCGCTTCAAGGGCGAGCTGCAGCCGGGCGTCACCCTGCGTGACCTGGTCAACGCGATCCCGTACTACGCGATCAAGCAGGGTCTGCTCACCGTTGCCAAGCAGGGCAAGAAGAACGTGTTCTCCGGCCGCATCCTGGAGATCGAGGGCCTGCCGGACCTGAAGGTGGAGCAGGCGTTCGAGCTGTCCGATGCCTCGGCCGAGCGTTCGGCCGCCGGTTGCACGGTGCGCCTGAACAAGGAACCGATCATCGAGTACCTCAACAGCAACATCACGCTGCTGAAGTACATGATCGCCCAGGGCTACAAGGACGCCCGCAGCCTGCAGCGCCGCATCGCCAGGATGGAGGAGTGGCTGGCCAACCCGCAGCTGCTCGAGCCGGACGCCGACGCCGAGTACGCTGCGGTCATCGAGATCGACCTGGCCGACGTGCACGAGCCGATCGTGGCCTGCCCGAACGATCCGGACGACGTGAAGACCCTGTCCGAGGTGGCCGGCGCAGTCATCGACGAGGTGTTCATCGGTTCGTGCATGACGAATATTGGTCATTTCCGCGCCGCGTCGAAGCTGCTGGAAGGCAAGCGCGACATCCCGACCAAGCTGTGGGTGGCCCCGCCGACCAAGATGGACGCGCAGGAGCTGACCAAGGAAGGCCACTACGGCACCTTCGGCACCGCCGGCGCGCGTATGGAGATGCCGGGCTGCTCGCTGTGCATGGGCAACCAGGCGCAGGTGAAGGAGGGCGCGACGGTGTTCTCCACCTCCACCCGCAACTTCCCCAACCGCCTCGGCAAGAACTCCAACGTCTACCTCGGCTCGGCCGAGCTGGCGGCGGTGTGCTCGCGGCTGGGGCGCATCCCGGGCAAGGACGAGTACATGGAAGCCATGGGCGTGATCAACGCCAGCGGCAAGGCGATCTACAAGTACATGAACTTCGACCAGATCGAGGACTTCAAGGAAGTCGCCGATACCGTCAGCGCCTGA
- the mnmA gene encoding tRNA 2-thiouridine(34) synthase MnmA, whose product MKVMLGVSGGVDSSVAALVLQQAGHAVEGLFMQNWEEDERSGPCTADADRKDALGVCGRLGIPFHTRNFAAEYWDGVFEHFLAEYRAGRTPNPDVLCNREIKFKTFLDEARALGAEKIATGHYAQVDQRDGRYRLLRAADRTKDQTYFLHAIGQAQLAAALFPIGHLPKEQVRVMAREAGLPTHAKKDSTGICFIGERDFREFLGQYIPARPGAMRTPDGREVGEHQGVMYYTLGQRQGLGIGGRHGASGEAWYVVGKDVPANILYVAQGGENHWLQSTRLMADTPHWIAGEAPASRFRCTAKTRYRQTDVACEVLLRDERLEVRFDDPQRAVTAGQSVVFYDGEACLGGAVIAVTDAPFGGLPPALSES is encoded by the coding sequence GTGAAAGTGATGCTGGGCGTCTCCGGAGGGGTCGACTCGTCGGTCGCCGCCCTGGTACTGCAGCAGGCCGGCCACGCCGTCGAAGGCCTGTTCATGCAGAACTGGGAAGAGGACGAGCGCTCCGGGCCCTGCACCGCCGATGCCGACCGCAAGGACGCCCTGGGCGTATGCGGACGCCTCGGCATTCCGTTCCACACGCGCAACTTCGCCGCCGAGTACTGGGACGGCGTGTTCGAGCACTTCCTGGCCGAGTACCGCGCCGGCCGCACGCCGAATCCGGACGTGCTGTGCAACCGCGAGATCAAGTTCAAGACCTTTCTCGACGAGGCCCGCGCACTGGGCGCGGAGAAGATCGCCACCGGCCACTATGCACAGGTCGACCAGCGCGACGGCAGGTACCGGCTGCTCCGCGCCGCGGACCGGACCAAAGACCAGACCTACTTCCTGCATGCGATCGGCCAGGCCCAGCTCGCCGCCGCGCTGTTCCCGATCGGCCACCTGCCGAAAGAACAGGTGCGTGTCATGGCGCGGGAGGCCGGCCTGCCGACCCACGCCAAGAAGGACTCCACCGGCATCTGCTTCATCGGCGAACGCGATTTCCGCGAGTTCCTCGGCCAGTACATCCCGGCCCGGCCCGGCGCCATGCGCACTCCCGACGGAAGGGAGGTTGGAGAACACCAGGGGGTGATGTACTACACCCTCGGCCAGCGCCAGGGCCTGGGTATTGGCGGGCGCCACGGCGCCAGCGGCGAAGCCTGGTACGTGGTCGGCAAGGACGTGCCGGCAAACATCCTGTACGTGGCCCAAGGCGGCGAGAACCATTGGCTGCAGTCCACCCGGCTGATGGCCGACACCCCCCACTGGATCGCCGGCGAAGCGCCTGCCAGTCGCTTCCGCTGCACGGCCAAGACGCGCTACCGCCAAACCGACGTGGCCTGCGAGGTGCTGCTGCGGGACGAGCGGCTGGAGGTGCGTTTCGACGATCCCCAGCGCGCCGTCACGGCGGGGCAATCGGTGGTTTTCTATGACGGCGAGGCCTGCCTGGGGGGGGCGGTGATTGCCGTCACCGACGCTCCCTTTGGCGGCCTGCCCCCTGCCCTGTCGGAGTCGTGA
- a CDS encoding LysR family transcriptional regulator, giving the protein MISSLLSVVSLRDLSLVQAVSRHGSFNSAARAMHISPSGLSHQVQKVEQALGAPLFERGGRRIVPTAGGRRLLEQIDAVLAAAEHLQQAARAGEVAFGGELRLGVPASLGPYLLPHLIAPFPQHFPGTRLSLSEGKPKGLLRRLHEGELDAVLGPPPAVSPAGIASRPLFFEPWEVMLRADHPLAGKSTLALDQLDAAEATVMAEYHQDGVAEAGQVQDVSLESLAALVELRGGYALVPALARDRLSSIAAVTLAKIRGPAPGRDISLYSREASPWGEDLIAFAELLRQIARRRPGLRLLD; this is encoded by the coding sequence ATGATTTCCAGCCTCTTGTCGGTCGTCTCGTTGCGCGATCTCTCCCTGGTCCAGGCGGTCAGCCGCCACGGCAGCTTCAACAGCGCGGCACGTGCCATGCACATCAGCCCGTCGGGGTTGTCGCACCAGGTGCAGAAGGTCGAGCAGGCGCTGGGGGCGCCGCTGTTCGAACGAGGGGGGCGGCGCATCGTGCCCACGGCGGGCGGTCGTCGCCTGCTGGAGCAGATCGATGCGGTGCTGGCGGCCGCCGAACACCTGCAGCAGGCGGCCCGTGCGGGTGAGGTGGCTTTCGGTGGCGAGCTCCGGCTGGGCGTGCCGGCGTCGCTCGGTCCCTACCTGCTGCCGCACCTGATTGCCCCGTTCCCCCAGCATTTCCCCGGCACCCGACTCAGCCTGTCCGAAGGCAAGCCGAAGGGGTTGCTGCGGCGCCTGCACGAGGGTGAGCTGGACGCCGTGCTGGGGCCGCCGCCGGCGGTGTCGCCAGCCGGCATCGCGAGTCGCCCGCTGTTCTTCGAGCCATGGGAGGTGATGCTGCGGGCTGATCACCCGCTGGCCGGAAAGTCGACGCTGGCGCTCGACCAGCTGGACGCCGCCGAGGCCACGGTCATGGCCGAGTACCACCAGGACGGCGTGGCCGAGGCCGGCCAGGTACAGGACGTGAGCCTGGAGAGTCTTGCCGCACTGGTCGAGCTGCGCGGCGGCTATGCGCTGGTACCGGCGCTGGCGCGCGACCGGTTGTCGTCGATTGCGGCGGTGACCCTGGCCAAGATCCGTGGGCCGGCGCCCGGTCGGGATATCTCCCTTTACTCACGCGAGGCTTCGCCGTGGGGCGAGGATCTGATCGCGTTCGCCGAGCTGCTGCGGCAGATCGCCCGGCGCCGGCCCGGGCTGCGCCTGTTGGACTGA
- the hflD gene encoding high frequency lysogenization protein HflD produces the protein MNEERVLALAGLFQATSLAQQLANQGRCDEAAFETSVDSVFRIDADSVVGVYGRTSALRLGLRTLIAQLEDSSSDMAVTRMAITVMRLERTLARHGNLRNDLQQGLLAAQRQIDHFGRYSPQVIGRLAALYVSTLSTLKPRVMVTGNPQMLRQEAIVERVRTSLLAAVRSAVLWRQVGGRQWQLLLHRKQCAMLARGLLTGSTLDNG, from the coding sequence ATGAATGAAGAGCGCGTGCTCGCCCTTGCCGGTCTGTTCCAGGCCACCTCGCTCGCGCAGCAGCTGGCGAACCAGGGGCGCTGCGACGAGGCGGCATTCGAGACCAGCGTGGACAGCGTCTTCCGCATCGATGCCGATTCGGTCGTGGGCGTCTACGGTCGCACCTCGGCACTGCGGCTGGGGCTGCGCACCCTGATCGCCCAGCTGGAGGACAGCTCCAGCGACATGGCGGTGACCCGCATGGCGATCACCGTGATGCGACTGGAGCGCACCCTCGCCCGCCACGGCAATCTGCGCAACGACCTGCAGCAGGGACTGCTGGCCGCGCAGCGGCAGATCGACCACTTCGGCAGGTATTCGCCGCAGGTGATCGGCCGGCTGGCCGCGCTCTACGTATCCACGCTGTCCACGCTGAAGCCGCGCGTGATGGTCACCGGCAATCCCCAGATGCTGCGCCAGGAAGCCATCGTCGAGCGGGTGCGCACCAGCCTGCTGGCGGCCGTCCGCTCGGCGGTGCTGTGGCGGCAGGTCGGTGGCCGGCAGTGGCAGTTGCTACTGCATCGCAAGCAGTGCGCCATGCTCGCCCGCGGCCTGCTCACCGGCTCCACCCTGGACAACGGCTGA
- a CDS encoding AMP-binding protein gives MSKERPWLDHYPEGVPAEIDLGAYASVVAVLEEAFGKFKERPAFASFGKQLTYGEIDAMSAKFAGYLSGELKLVKGDRIAIMMPNVLQYPIALFGALRAGLVVVNTNPLYTARELRHQLEDSGAKAIVVLDNFASTVQQVVADTHVEHIVTTGVGDLLGGLKGMLVNTVAKHVKKMVPDYHLPQAVRFNDALARGAHHPLPKVMLSHDDLAFLQYTGGTTGVAKGAMLSHGNMVANMLQAGSWIGRNAKEGEEVIITALPLYHIFSLTANGLVFMRLGGLNWLITNPRDMPGFVKELQKSRFTALTGVNTLFNGLLNTPGFAEVDFSRLHLTLGGGMAVQRAVAERWKKVTGCTLAEAYGLTETSPAACINPLDLKEYNGSIGLPIPSTNVAIWSEENQPLPVGEVGELMVQGPQVMKGYWQRPEETAKVLGEDGWLHTGDIARMDENGYFYIVDRKKDMILVSGFNVYPNEVEDTVMQHPGVSEVAAVGIPDEHSGEVVKLFVVRKDPNLTAEALKEFCRENLTGYKRPKLIEFRDDLPKSNVGKILRRELRDEKKPAATH, from the coding sequence ATGAGCAAAGAGCGTCCGTGGCTTGACCACTATCCGGAGGGTGTCCCCGCCGAGATCGACCTGGGTGCCTACGCATCTGTCGTCGCGGTGCTCGAGGAGGCCTTCGGCAAGTTCAAGGAGCGGCCGGCTTTCGCCAGCTTCGGCAAGCAGCTCACTTACGGCGAGATCGATGCGATGAGCGCGAAGTTCGCCGGTTATCTCTCCGGCGAGCTCAAGCTGGTCAAGGGCGATCGCATCGCGATCATGATGCCCAACGTCCTGCAGTACCCGATCGCCCTGTTCGGCGCACTGCGTGCGGGATTGGTGGTGGTCAACACCAACCCGCTCTATACCGCCCGCGAGCTCAGGCATCAGCTGGAGGACTCCGGCGCCAAGGCGATCGTGGTGCTGGACAATTTCGCCTCGACGGTCCAGCAGGTGGTGGCCGACACCCATGTCGAGCACATCGTCACCACGGGCGTGGGCGACCTGCTCGGCGGCCTCAAGGGCATGCTGGTCAACACGGTGGCCAAGCACGTAAAGAAAATGGTGCCGGATTACCACCTGCCACAGGCCGTGCGCTTCAACGATGCCCTGGCGCGCGGGGCTCATCACCCGCTGCCGAAAGTCATGCTGAGCCACGATGACCTGGCTTTCCTGCAGTACACCGGTGGCACCACCGGCGTGGCCAAGGGCGCGATGCTCAGCCACGGCAACATGGTGGCCAACATGCTGCAGGCCGGCAGCTGGATCGGCCGGAATGCGAAGGAGGGCGAGGAGGTCATCATCACCGCCCTGCCGCTCTATCACATCTTCTCGCTGACGGCGAACGGCCTGGTGTTCATGCGCCTGGGCGGCCTGAACTGGCTGATCACCAATCCGCGCGACATGCCCGGGTTCGTCAAGGAGCTGCAGAAGTCGCGCTTCACCGCGCTCACCGGCGTCAATACGCTGTTCAACGGCCTGCTCAACACGCCCGGCTTCGCCGAGGTGGATTTCTCGCGCCTGCACCTGACGCTGGGTGGCGGCATGGCGGTGCAGCGTGCCGTGGCCGAACGCTGGAAGAAGGTCACCGGCTGCACCCTGGCCGAAGCCTACGGCCTCACCGAGACATCGCCTGCCGCCTGCATCAACCCGCTCGACCTGAAGGAATACAACGGCTCGATCGGCCTGCCGATCCCGTCCACCAACGTGGCGATCTGGTCGGAAGAGAACCAGCCGCTGCCGGTCGGTGAAGTGGGGGAACTGATGGTGCAGGGCCCGCAGGTGATGAAGGGCTACTGGCAGCGCCCGGAGGAGACCGCCAAGGTGCTCGGCGAGGATGGCTGGCTGCACACCGGTGACATCGCCCGGATGGATGAGAACGGTTACTTCTACATCGTCGACCGCAAGAAGGACATGATCCTGGTGTCCGGCTTCAACGTGTATCCGAACGAGGTCGAAGACACGGTGATGCAGCACCCTGGCGTGTCGGAAGTCGCGGCCGTGGGCATCCCGGACGAACACTCTGGCGAGGTGGTGAAGCTGTTCGTGGTGCGCAAGGACCCGAACCTCACCGCCGAGGCCCTGAAGGAGTTCTGCCGCGAGAACCTCACCGGCTACAAGCGGCCGAAGCTCATCGAGTTCCGCGACGACCTGCCCAAGAGCAACGTCGGCAAGATCCTCAGGCGCGAGCTGCGGGACGAGAAGAAGCCGGCCGCCACCCACTGA